One window from the genome of Deltaproteobacteria bacterium encodes:
- a CDS encoding TetR/AcrR family transcriptional regulator encodes MSKGEETRQVILGSGLDLVSEVGLEGLTIGSLASRVGMSKSGLFAHFGSKEELQCAVLDAAAESFVEVVLRPAFRAPRGVPRIEALFERWLRWPEQAFSGGCPIIAAATELDDRPGPVRDRLLVHLGDLYGSLARAARLAVEQGDFRADLEPKQFAYELWANMVAYHHHHRLFDPAEARQRARRMFEEQLGRARPA; translated from the coding sequence ATGAGCAAGGGCGAAGAGACACGGCAGGTCATCCTCGGCAGCGGCCTGGACCTGGTGAGCGAGGTGGGCCTCGAGGGCCTGACCATCGGCAGCCTGGCCAGCCGGGTGGGGATGTCCAAGAGCGGCCTCTTCGCCCACTTCGGCTCCAAGGAGGAGCTGCAGTGCGCGGTCCTCGACGCGGCCGCCGAGAGCTTCGTCGAGGTGGTGCTGCGGCCGGCCTTCCGCGCGCCCCGCGGCGTGCCGCGGATCGAGGCGCTCTTCGAGCGCTGGCTGCGCTGGCCGGAGCAGGCCTTCAGCGGAGGCTGCCCGATCATCGCCGCGGCGACCGAGCTCGACGACCGCCCGGGACCGGTGAGAGACCGGCTCCTCGTCCACCTCGGGGATCTCTACGGCTCCCTCGCCCGCGCCGCCCGCCTCGCGGTGGAGCAGGGTGACTTCCGCGCCGACCTCGAGCCCAAGCAGTTCGCCTACGAGCTCTGGGCCAACATGGTCGCCTACCACCACCATCACCGGCTCTTCGATCCGGCGGAGGCCCGGCAGCGGGCCCGGCGGATGTTCGAGGAGCAGCTCGGCCGCGCCCGGCCGGCTTGA
- a CDS encoding tetratricopeptide repeat protein: MAGSDEGGSRAKEGARVQRGVRTTLAMAKERLARGDARSAEALCREAHGEHGSDAELLATLGRALTEQGRFAEAAPFLAQAISLDRKNAGAHRDLGEALLHGGRAEVALVMLQRAFRLSDRPLPGLDALIQRARETTEREGLTVIVDPTDEAGERTLILRSTDPSLRALKTDPGEPEPDETQVLDGLPTFGASGAEPDLTDPAGLSLAARLEEEEEAPAPTAPDTPRALTEDEEKSVLYLGPAPGLGHRRQRPAPEAAPPVLEGEPDLPLLGAQAAAEAKPAPGLPHFEFSELSDGSEDDAAAGEVLAGLAAAMPEAHARGGGQLDVGVDDVLNAVLGGRLLAGPGRGVTGRGRPDRRRLALGATLALLLGLGLGALVRLGDGGSGALPVEGSPGARLARDTRVELSRLADALAPSEDEADRLLRAQALALRLAHHGGTSEDAAAALGLLERLSPEAGGSPLALATLAELQAAEGRLSSELRERLARLTPRGATLIEALGRVAADPAGEQPPRARALAHRSLARLALARGDLPAAARELSATLALAPEDAGTHRSLLRLAGQAGAAREVSAALAALRRIDPSDLQAHADELLWYLARGEEELAAGRAALASALAAVNDPVLVGRTELVLAVASLREGELAEGGKHREAAGAHPEAAHLARLLGILAAGSGAAPDREAATITLALGRIVPTPGEVWPFRLESERLGALPGAGAPDTELDLLERRARELDLLTRLAASAGPGDTPGPEVQALAEGGPEDRLLAAHLHLRRGEHEAALAVLPAPRELPEGESSPAALASQLVRGLALERAGQPEAAEVALDALERAGHHSLPALEVLARLRLARGEAEGCLETLDTALIFAPRRRDLGLLRVVALHRTGRPDAATKAMSSLRALQGPPLAEAMDALPARERATLDLYLALSEPEPPPGEVEKLLRAALKADPELVDVHFHLGRLLARLDRKAPARRSIARYLKLAGEGFYAETARALQAELR, from the coding sequence ATGGCCGGCTCGGACGAGGGAGGCTCGAGGGCGAAGGAGGGCGCCCGGGTTCAGCGAGGTGTTCGCACGACCCTCGCCATGGCGAAGGAGCGCCTCGCGCGGGGTGACGCCCGGAGCGCCGAGGCCCTCTGCCGCGAGGCCCACGGGGAGCACGGCTCCGACGCCGAGCTGCTCGCCACCCTCGGCCGGGCCCTGACCGAGCAGGGGCGCTTCGCCGAGGCGGCGCCCTTCCTGGCGCAGGCGATCTCCCTGGACCGCAAGAACGCCGGCGCCCATCGCGATCTCGGCGAGGCCCTGCTCCACGGCGGGCGGGCCGAGGTGGCCCTGGTCATGCTCCAGCGCGCCTTCCGCCTCTCGGATCGCCCGCTGCCCGGCCTCGACGCCCTCATCCAGCGGGCGAGGGAGACGACCGAGCGCGAGGGGCTCACGGTGATCGTCGATCCCACGGACGAGGCGGGCGAGCGCACGCTCATCCTGCGCTCCACCGATCCCTCGCTGCGGGCGCTGAAGACCGATCCGGGTGAGCCCGAGCCCGACGAGACCCAGGTCCTCGACGGGCTGCCCACCTTCGGGGCGAGCGGCGCCGAGCCGGACCTGACCGATCCCGCCGGGCTGAGCCTGGCCGCTCGCCTGGAGGAAGAGGAGGAGGCGCCCGCCCCCACCGCCCCGGACACCCCCCGGGCCCTGACCGAGGACGAGGAGAAGAGCGTCCTCTACCTCGGGCCGGCCCCGGGGCTCGGGCACCGCCGCCAGCGGCCAGCGCCCGAGGCCGCCCCGCCGGTGCTGGAGGGCGAGCCCGACCTGCCGCTGCTGGGGGCCCAGGCGGCGGCCGAGGCGAAGCCGGCCCCGGGGCTACCTCACTTCGAGTTCTCCGAGCTCTCGGACGGGAGCGAGGACGACGCCGCCGCGGGCGAGGTCCTGGCCGGCCTCGCGGCGGCGATGCCCGAGGCGCACGCCCGGGGCGGAGGCCAGCTGGACGTCGGCGTGGACGACGTGCTCAACGCCGTCCTCGGCGGCCGCCTCCTGGCCGGGCCCGGCCGCGGCGTCACCGGGAGGGGCAGGCCCGACCGCCGGCGCCTCGCCCTCGGCGCCACCCTCGCCCTCCTGCTCGGGCTGGGCCTGGGCGCCCTCGTCCGTCTCGGCGACGGGGGGAGCGGCGCGCTGCCAGTGGAGGGCAGCCCCGGCGCGCGCCTCGCGAGGGACACCCGGGTGGAGCTCTCGCGCCTCGCCGACGCGCTGGCCCCGAGCGAGGACGAGGCGGACCGGCTCCTGCGGGCTCAGGCCCTCGCGCTGCGCCTGGCCCACCACGGCGGCACCTCCGAGGACGCGGCGGCGGCGCTGGGCCTGCTCGAGCGCCTCTCCCCCGAGGCCGGCGGCTCGCCGCTGGCCCTCGCCACCCTCGCCGAGCTGCAGGCGGCCGAGGGCCGCCTCTCCTCCGAGCTGCGGGAGCGCCTGGCCCGGCTCACCCCCCGGGGAGCGACCCTCATCGAGGCCCTGGGCCGGGTGGCCGCCGACCCGGCCGGCGAGCAGCCGCCCCGGGCGAGGGCGCTGGCCCACCGGAGCCTGGCGCGCCTGGCCCTCGCCCGCGGGGACCTCCCCGCGGCGGCCCGGGAGCTCTCGGCCACCCTGGCCCTGGCGCCGGAAGACGCGGGCACCCACCGCAGCCTGCTGCGCCTGGCCGGCCAGGCCGGGGCCGCCCGGGAGGTGAGCGCCGCCCTGGCCGCCCTGCGCCGGATCGATCCCTCGGACCTCCAGGCCCACGCCGACGAGCTGCTCTGGTACCTCGCTCGGGGGGAGGAGGAGCTCGCCGCCGGGCGCGCCGCCCTGGCCTCGGCGCTGGCCGCCGTGAACGATCCGGTGCTGGTCGGCCGCACCGAGCTGGTGCTCGCGGTGGCCTCCCTGCGCGAGGGGGAGCTCGCGGAGGGCGGCAAGCACCGGGAGGCGGCCGGCGCTCACCCCGAGGCGGCGCACCTCGCCCGCCTGCTGGGTATCCTCGCGGCGGGGAGCGGCGCCGCGCCCGACCGCGAGGCGGCGACGATCACGCTGGCCCTCGGCCGGATCGTGCCCACCCCGGGCGAGGTCTGGCCCTTCCGCCTCGAGAGCGAGCGCCTCGGCGCCCTCCCCGGCGCGGGGGCTCCGGACACCGAGCTCGACCTCCTCGAGCGGCGGGCGCGTGAGCTGGATCTGCTGACCCGCCTCGCGGCGTCGGCCGGTCCGGGGGACACCCCCGGGCCGGAGGTGCAGGCGCTCGCCGAGGGCGGCCCCGAGGACCGGCTCCTCGCCGCCCACCTCCACCTGCGCAGGGGCGAGCACGAGGCGGCGCTGGCGGTGCTGCCCGCGCCCCGGGAGCTGCCGGAGGGCGAGTCGAGCCCGGCCGCGCTGGCCAGCCAGCTGGTGCGGGGCCTCGCCCTCGAGCGCGCGGGCCAGCCGGAGGCCGCCGAGGTCGCCCTCGATGCCCTGGAGCGGGCCGGTCACCACTCCCTGCCCGCCCTCGAGGTCCTCGCTCGCCTGCGCCTCGCGCGGGGAGAGGCCGAGGGCTGCCTGGAGACCCTGGACACCGCCTTGATCTTCGCCCCGCGGCGCCGCGACCTGGGGCTCCTGCGCGTCGTCGCCCTGCACCGGACGGGCCGCCCGGACGCAGCCACCAAGGCGATGAGCAGCCTGCGCGCGCTGCAGGGGCCACCCCTGGCCGAGGCGATGGACGCCCTCCCGGCGCGGGAGCGAGCGACCCTCGATCTCTACCTGGCCCTGAGCGAGCCCGAGCCGCCGCCGGGCGAGGTGGAGAAGCTCCTGCGCGCCGCGCTGAAGGCCGACCCCGAGCTGGTCGACGTCCACTTCCACCTCGGCCGCCTCCTGGCCCGCCTCGATCGCAAGGCCCCCGCCCGCCGCTCGATCGCCCGCTACCTGAAGCTCGCCGGCGAGGGCTTCTACGCCGAGACGGCGCGGGCGCTCCAGGCCGAGCTGCGCTGA
- a CDS encoding protein kinase produces the protein MSKRYEILDLLATGGMAEIYRARSIGAGGFEKPVVVKKILPNFTSDPEFVRMFIEEAKLAAELHHGNIVHVFDLGTTASGEYFIVMELVHGHDLGDLLHDATRQGLSIGLGEAIYIARQVCAGLDYAHRKLDAEGRSLRIIHRDVSPQNVLLSFEGEVKLTDFGIAKARSRTQQTQVGFLKGKYGYMSPEQARGEHLDQRSDLFNVGILLYEMLAGERLFQGSNDFSTLNQMRNVEMVPIERLCADLPERLVSIVHRALAPGAGDRFQSAAELDKALARLSFETSLVMSAGDLAALMERVYGRPSSKPGEPGATRVIDLQALPVGGLDSAPGTDGVGRAGDWDDDLPLAPTPGAHGPEGPARPATVSVQPARRLEASPPAASSGLTRILPPLPPWARGLATLGVAGLAFLLGLALLWPWGRSEAAARLPVGGAVSLPAATAPRYLLIDSRPAGATVVLGDATRARATPALLQWEAGDEGQQVVLRKAGRRAFTGSAPAPADEVITVLEAALPPRQATVRIRTRPSKATLNVNGKAVGKSPHTLTLEPGRHRILARKRGLQMARADIEIPLSPPGGEAPGEERLLLTLPEKGGTGTLRLESYPPATARVGGRIVETGPRGVALELPVGAHRLEVEAAPLPPRQLEVEVRPGQETRVFVDLVLSSPRP, from the coding sequence ATGTCCAAGCGCTACGAGATACTCGATCTGCTGGCCACCGGAGGGATGGCCGAGATCTACCGGGCCCGCAGCATCGGCGCCGGCGGCTTCGAGAAGCCGGTGGTGGTCAAGAAGATCCTCCCGAACTTCACCTCCGATCCCGAGTTCGTCCGGATGTTCATCGAGGAGGCGAAGCTCGCCGCCGAGCTGCACCACGGCAACATCGTCCACGTCTTCGATCTGGGGACCACGGCCTCGGGCGAGTACTTCATCGTGATGGAGCTGGTCCACGGGCACGACCTCGGCGACCTCCTCCACGACGCCACCCGGCAGGGGCTCTCCATCGGCCTGGGGGAGGCCATCTACATCGCCCGGCAGGTCTGCGCCGGCCTCGACTACGCCCACCGCAAGCTCGACGCCGAGGGGCGCTCGCTGCGGATCATCCACCGGGACGTCTCGCCCCAGAACGTGCTCCTCTCCTTCGAGGGGGAGGTGAAGCTCACCGACTTCGGCATCGCCAAGGCGCGCAGCCGGACCCAGCAGACCCAGGTGGGCTTCCTCAAGGGCAAGTACGGCTACATGTCCCCGGAGCAGGCGCGGGGCGAGCACCTCGATCAGCGCTCGGACCTCTTCAACGTAGGCATCCTGCTCTACGAGATGCTCGCCGGCGAGCGCCTCTTCCAGGGCAGCAACGACTTCTCCACCCTCAACCAGATGCGCAACGTGGAGATGGTCCCCATCGAGCGCCTGTGCGCCGATCTGCCCGAGCGGCTGGTGAGCATCGTCCACCGCGCCCTGGCGCCCGGGGCCGGCGACCGCTTCCAGAGCGCCGCCGAGCTCGACAAGGCCCTGGCCCGCCTCTCCTTCGAGACCAGCCTGGTGATGAGCGCGGGGGACCTGGCCGCCTTGATGGAGCGCGTCTACGGGCGCCCCTCGTCGAAGCCCGGCGAGCCCGGCGCCACCCGGGTGATCGACCTGCAGGCGCTGCCCGTGGGGGGGCTCGACTCCGCGCCCGGCACCGACGGCGTGGGCCGCGCGGGAGACTGGGACGACGACCTTCCCCTCGCGCCGACGCCCGGCGCCCACGGCCCGGAGGGCCCGGCGCGGCCCGCGACCGTCTCGGTGCAGCCGGCGCGCCGCCTGGAGGCCTCCCCCCCCGCGGCCTCCAGCGGGCTGACCCGGATCCTCCCGCCCCTGCCCCCCTGGGCCCGGGGGCTGGCTACCCTGGGGGTGGCGGGCCTGGCCTTCCTCCTGGGGCTGGCCCTCCTCTGGCCCTGGGGCCGCTCGGAGGCGGCGGCGCGCCTGCCGGTGGGAGGTGCGGTGAGCCTGCCGGCGGCGACGGCGCCCCGCTACCTCCTGATCGACTCCCGCCCCGCCGGCGCGACCGTCGTGCTCGGGGACGCGACGCGAGCGCGCGCCACCCCGGCCCTGCTGCAGTGGGAGGCCGGTGACGAGGGGCAGCAGGTGGTGCTGCGGAAGGCGGGGCGCCGCGCCTTCACCGGCAGCGCGCCGGCGCCGGCCGACGAGGTGATCACGGTGCTGGAGGCCGCGTTGCCTCCCCGCCAGGCCACCGTGAGGATCCGGACCCGGCCGAGCAAGGCGACCCTCAACGTGAACGGCAAGGCCGTCGGCAAGAGCCCCCACACCCTGACCCTCGAGCCGGGGCGCCACCGGATCCTGGCGCGCAAGCGGGGCCTGCAGATGGCCCGGGCGGACATCGAGATCCCGCTCTCGCCGCCGGGCGGCGAGGCCCCCGGGGAAGAGCGGCTCCTCCTGACCCTCCCCGAGAAGGGGGGGACGGGGACGCTGCGGCTCGAGAGCTACCCACCGGCCACCGCGCGGGTGGGCGGCCGGATCGTGGAGACCGGGCCGCGGGGCGTCGCGCTCGAGCTCCCGGTGGGGGCACACCGGCTCGAGGTCGAGGCCGCGCCCCTGCCGCCCCGGCAGCTCGAGGTGGAGGTCCGCCCCGGGCAGGAGACGCGAGTCTTCGTGGATCTCGTGCTATCTTCGCCCCGCCCATGA
- a CDS encoding alpha/beta hydrolase — protein sequence MPANSTTVRMMQTGARVLSTVSPPLGARVLQRLFLTPIRHRTPERELGWLRGARRLVVSFDETRQLPVYLWGRGPTILLVHGWSGRGSQLGSMVAPLLESGYRVVAFDAPGHGAADGDRSALPELAQAIEKVVELVGPIEGVVAHSLGCAAASLALARGLEARRLVFLAPPSNPGAYLQRAAELLGFSPRVAAGARSRIEESFGVDFDDARIERLAPRIAANLLVIHDSGDEEVPLAEGMEVVAAWPGAELKITHGLGHRRILRDSAVVEAAMCFLTRPEDREDEAA from the coding sequence ATGCCAGCAAATAGCACGACCGTTCGTATGATGCAGACCGGCGCCCGGGTCCTCTCCACGGTCTCGCCTCCGCTCGGCGCGAGGGTGCTGCAGCGCCTCTTCCTCACCCCCATCCGCCACCGCACCCCCGAGCGGGAGCTCGGCTGGCTGCGGGGGGCGCGGCGCCTCGTGGTGAGCTTCGACGAGACCCGGCAGCTGCCGGTCTACCTCTGGGGGCGGGGACCGACCATCCTGCTGGTGCACGGCTGGTCCGGGCGGGGCTCCCAGCTCGGGAGCATGGTCGCTCCCCTGCTCGAGTCGGGCTACCGGGTGGTCGCCTTCGACGCGCCGGGGCACGGGGCCGCGGACGGAGATCGCTCGGCCCTGCCGGAGCTGGCGCAGGCCATCGAGAAGGTCGTGGAGCTCGTCGGTCCGATCGAGGGGGTGGTCGCGCACTCCCTGGGCTGCGCGGCGGCCTCCCTGGCCCTCGCCCGGGGGCTGGAGGCCCGGCGCCTCGTCTTCCTCGCGCCGCCCTCGAACCCCGGCGCCTACCTCCAGCGCGCCGCCGAACTCCTCGGCTTCAGCCCGCGGGTCGCCGCGGGGGCGCGCTCGCGGATCGAGGAGTCCTTCGGCGTCGACTTCGACGACGCCCGCATCGAGCGCCTCGCGCCCCGGATCGCGGCCAACCTCCTGGTCATCCACGACTCGGGAGACGAGGAGGTGCCGCTGGCCGAGGGCATGGAGGTGGTCGCCGCCTGGCCCGGCGCCGAGCTGAAGATCACCCACGGCCTCGGACACCGGCGCATCCTGCGGGACAGCGCGGTGGTCGAGGCGGCGATGTGCTTCCTCACCCGGCCGGAGGACCGGGAGGACGAGGCCGCCTGA